A single Pochonia chlamydosporia 170 chromosome Unknown PCv3seq00011, whole genome shotgun sequence DNA region contains:
- a CDS encoding ankyrin repeats (3 copies) domain-containing protein translates to MLHLGIARGGPDISRQVVVAAQPSDFTLNNMSGCNPLMTLVDRGFSDLFALFLSKGPAPAIDLLEKQILSYAVASGKESIALQILRIRGFQARLGAGDGEDLLLSASATGLKSVVKELLLCYSSRNAVNVDNLNALQLAAQSNQFQMIRLLLDFEVCPRGDRHGDFGTFRRLYSHESYSGIMLDMESLLHCAVQGRNQALIEIILELTTYPDYKRLLKAAAQYDVLDTVQLSIERIPNFEAQFSLGHLLILAARHNSSSVVTFLLSKYSIDPNFTDSARRTALWYAVSGCCIPIISFLLTRDDLDPNIPDDTGCSPLRLAAVQRDPSHDILELLALDSRIIPAYQNQGIAATSAIRKQRDYQLLKRLRRRGFIDVGFRGRKRKVKNLN, encoded by the coding sequence ATGCTTCACCTGGGTATAGCACGCGGAGGACCTGATATTTCTCGGCAAGTGGTTGTAGCTGCCCAGCCTTCTGACTTTACTCTGAATAACATGTCAGGCTGCAACCCACTAATGACCTTAGTGGATAGGGGATTTAGCGACTTGTTTGCTTTATTTCTGTCTAAAGGTCCAGCTCCTGCCATTGATCTTCTAGAAAAGCAGATTTTATCCTATGCAGTCGCATCCGGCAAAGAGTCAATTGCCCTACAAATCCTTCGGATCAGAGGCTTCCAAGCTCGCCTTGGGGCGGGAGATGGCGAAGATTTGCTCCTTTCCGCTTCCGCTACCGGCCTTAAGAGTGTTGTAAAGGAGTTGCTGTTATGCTACTCCAGTCGAAATGCGGTAAATGTCGACAATTTGAACGCCTTGCAGCTCGCCGCGCAGTCCAATCAATTCCAAATGATCCGGCTACTGCTGGACTTCGAGGTATGCCCTCGTGGAGACCGACATGGAGACTTCGGGACTTTCCGACGACTTTACTCGCATGAAAGTTATAGCGGCATAATGCTAGATATGGAGTCTCTGCTTCATTGTGCGGTTCAGGGTCGCAACCAGGCGCTGATAGAAATCATTCTTGAGCTGACGACGTACCCGGACTATAAGCGGCTTCTAAAAGCCGCCGCGCAATACGACGTACTGGACACAGTTCAATTGTCAATAGAGCGTATTCCTAATTTTGAAGCGCAGTTTAGCCTAGGACATTTGCTTATACTCGCTGCCCGACATAATTCCAGTTCGGTCGTCACCTTCTTGTTAAGCAAATACTCTATTGACCCGAACTTTACCGACTCTGCTAGACGTACCGCGCTTTGGTACGCCGTATCAGGCTGCTGTATACCTATCATCTCGTTCTTACTAACTCGAGATGATCTTGACCCGAACATACCAGACGACACCGGCTGTTCCCCTCTCCGTCTTGCTGCGGTACAGCGTGATCCCAGTCACGATATTCTTGAGTTATTGGCTTTAGACTCTCGCATTATTCCTGCCTACCAAAACCAAGGAATAGCAGCAACCAGTGCTATTCGGAAGCAACGTGATTACCAATTGCTTAAACGACTACGAAGACGAGGTTTCATTGATGTTGGTTTTCGCGGAAGGAAGCGCAAGGTCAAAAACCTAAATTAG
- a CDS encoding dynamin family protein (similar to Eutypa lata UCREL1 XP_007798749.1) yields the protein MATELKEIQLDLGPLRELGHSQDELLEEIDDLRSFSIGLKRLPQIIVVGDRTAGKSSVLEAIYRLPFPTRSVVCTLLAIEIRLQKSPQRKIEIVVVQEDRRTRNIQFEGEALTSDKLAERFQEALSTMCKPNTLSQEVYCVKVFGPDFPNLTLVDLPGLNLTAATPGSKHFSETLARRYLERKDALILGVISAAQPLAGQKVLDIAKQYDSLRERTIGIITKPDALEKYGDDMEYIRLAGNRNPECRLRWGWHVLKNRDKKDGGEDDFGRKTCDDRDEAEEIFLNSGIWKNIQPEAKGVHELRRKIATALRTHVAKEMCALDGHTVKRLEAERAGLQGLGIWCDGENESDKRRFLQDLALNFHALTSAATQGTSYNREKVADGSVDTAQLRCAFRDLDAAFAIVITTATVIESTLNQDGTYGHDAHLNAMTPTVESWIRKFGDAGSSDVVNSQAQFEDQIFKWHDVATRYIALAIDVAAGFILKSLLAVSWSNQRFVSAIKEEFVSKFIENKGVELRNQLTTLAQSYRGNSDEYDQRRHRQRTTWSCFHCEPQAQSQLTWHQPQVSNQHSPTNEPPEQYNYNVESTELVAFHKVLAEQFTETVIGLLVHQCLIREIPNVLGPLADPGLDSSVVMRLTQIPQDVSKKRKLHIDFIQRW from the exons ATGGCCACCGAACTTAAGGAAATCCAACTAGACCTTGGGCCCCTCAGGGAGCTTGGTCATAGCCAGGACGAACTTCTGGAGGAAATCGACGATTTGCGAAGCTTTAGCATCGGACTTAAACGCTTACCACAGATTATAGTTGTTGGAGATAGGACTGCAGGCAAGAGCTCTGTGCTAGAGGCCATCTACCGTCTACCGTTTCCAACAAGAAGTGTCGTATGTACTCTATTGGCCATCGAAATTCGTTTGCAGAAGTCGCCACAGCGGAAGATCGAGATCGTGGTTGTACAAGAAGATCGCAGGACACGCAACATTCAATTCGAAGGAGAGGCTTTGACGAGCGACAAACTTGCCGAAAGGTTCCAAGAGGCTCTTAGTACGATGTGCAAACCGAACACACTCTCCCAAGAAGTATACTGCGTCAAAGTGTTCGGCCCCGATTTTCCGAACCTTACTTTGGTCGATCTACCCGGCTTAAACCTGACGGCAGCAACGCCCGGGTCGAAACATTTTTCAGAAACGCTGGCCAGGCGCTATTTGGAGCGAAAAGACGCTTTAATATTGGGGGTGATAAGTGCAGCCCAGCCTCTAGCCGGGCAAAAGGTTCTTGATATAGCCAAGCAATATGATAGCTTGCGAGAACGAACGATCGGGATTATAACTAAACCGGACGCTCTCGAAAAGTATGGTGATGATATGGAATACATCCGCCTGGCGGGGAATCGGAACCCAGAATGTCGTTTGAGATGGGGCTGGCATGTCTTGAAGAATAGGGATAAGAAAGATGGTGGCGAAGACGATTTTGGCCGGAAAACATGTGATGACAgagacgaggcagaggaaaTCTTCCTCAACTCGGGGATTTGGAAAAATATTCAGCCTGAAGCTAAAGGTGTTCATGAGCTGCGACGAAAAATAGCTACAGCTCTTAGGACGCATGTGGCAAAGGAAATGTGCGCCCTTGACGGTCATACGGTGAAACGACTTGAAGCTGAGCGCGCAGGTTTACagggcttgggaatatggtGCGATGGCGAGAATGAGTCTGACAAGCGCCGTTTTCTTCAGGATTTGGCACTGAATTTCCATGCCCTCACCAGTGCGGCTACTCAAGGCACATCCTATAACAGAGAAAAGGTTGCTGACGGCTCTGTCGACACAGCACAACTACGCTGCGCTTTCCGTGATTTGGATGCAGCTTTCGCGATTGTCATTACCACAGCCACTGTCATAGAGTCTACGCTGAATCAGGATGGCACATATGGACATGATGCACACTTGAACGCTATGACACCGACAGTGGAAAGCTGGATCAGGAAGTTTGGCGACGCCGGCTCTTCGGACGTGGTCAATTCTCAAGCGCAATTTGAAGATCAAATATTTAAGTGGCATGATGTTGCTACCAGGTACATTGCCCTGGCAATTGATGTTGCGGCCGGCTTCATTTTAAAAAGTCTTCTGGCTGTCTCCTGGAGCAACCAACGTTTCGTGTCCGCCATAAAGGAGGAATTTGTTTCCAAGTTCATTGAGAATAAAGGCGTTGAACTTAGAAACCAACTCACCACGTTGGCTCAGTCTTATAGAGGAAACTCTGATGAGTACGATCAGCGACGCCATCGACAGAggacgacatggagctgTTTTCACTGTGAACCCCAGGCACAAAGCCAGCTGACATGGCACCAACCTCAAGTCAGCAACCAGCACTCTCCAACAAATGAGCCGCCGGAGCAGTATAATTACAATGTTGAATCTACGGAGCTAGTGGCCTTTCACAAG GTCTTGGCGGAACAATTTACAGAGACCGTTATAGGTCTGCTTGTACACCAGTGTCTGATTAGAGAAATACCTAATGTGTTGGGACCCCTAGCCGATCCTGGACTAGATTCGTCGGTTGTGATGCGGTTGACGCAGATACCGCAGGATGTCAGCAAGAAGCGGAAACTACATATCGACTTCATTCAGCG TTGGTAA
- a CDS encoding ankyrin repeats (3 copies) domain-containing protein, protein MSAIRLAAFNGHQTVLRRLILSNGGSINQPDGDGTSALHWALERGHAEGGLYRSALQAASYEGYIEVVQILLAKGADVNFQGGEYGNALYAASNKGHIEIVQILLDEGANVNAQGGKYGSVASERGHADVVQILVDKGADINGGEYGSALQVASKMGHIDIVQMLLDGGADANAQGGRYGIYGSALCAASQSGYSKIVQILLDTGANVNVQGKGCSNALYAASHIGHVGIVQILLAKGAYVNVQGKGCSIGGKYGNALQAASYEGHAEVVQILLDKGGREYSNALYAASGGGYVEVVQVLLDKGANVNAQGGACGNALQVASHGGHIEVVQILLDEGLNVNAQGGLYGNALQAAADGGHIEVVQILLDEGAASRGGHIEIMQILLDKGGSGNALQVASEGGHIEGGFYSNALQAASKGGYIEVVQMLLHKGADVNGGFYSNALQAASEGEDVEVVQMLLDKGADANGEDGNALQADSHGRPAKRVKLDADNTGPI, encoded by the exons ATGAGTGCCATCCGTCTCGCCGCCTTTAACGGACACCAGACGGTTCTCCGAAGATTAATCCTTAGCAATGGGGGCTCGATCAATCAACCAGATGGGGATGGCACGAGTGCATTGCATTGGGCATTAGAAAGGGGTCATGCTGAG GGTGGACTATATAGAAGCGctcttcaagctgcttcttatGAAGGATATATCGAGGTGGTGCAGATCCTGTTAGCCAAGGGAGCCGATGTCAATTTTCAGGGTGGAGAATATGGCAATGCTCTTTATGCCGCTTCTAACAAAGGACATATCGAGATCGTGCAGATCCTGTTAGACGAAGGAGCAAATGTTAATGCTCAGGGTGGAAAATATGGCAGC GTTGCTTCTGAAAGAGGACATGCCGATGTTGTGCAGATCCTGGTAGACAAAGGAGCCGATATTAAT GGTGGAGAATATGGCAGCGCTCTTCAGGTTGCTTCTAAAATGGGACATATCgacattgtgcagatgctATTAGACGGAGGGGCTGACGCTAATGCCCAGGGTGGAAGATATGGCATATATGGCAGCGCTCTTTGTGCCGCTTCCCAAAGTGGATATAGCAAGATCGTGCAGATCCTGTTAGACACGGGAGCGAATGTCAATGTTCAGGGAAAGGGGTGTAGCAACGCTCTTTATGCTGCTTCTCACATAGGACATGTCGGGATCGTGCAGATCCTGTTAGCTAAGGGAGCGTATGTCAACGTTCAGGGAAAGGGGTGTAGCATC GGTGGAAAATACGGCAACGCTCTTCAGGCTGCTTCTTATGAAGGACATGCCGAGGTGGTGCAGATACTGCTAGACAAAGGA GGTAGAGAATATAGCAATGCTCTTTATGCTGCTTCTGGCGGAGGCTATGTCGAGGTTGTGCAGGTCCTGTTAGACAAGGGGGCAAATGTTAATGCTCAGGGTGGAGCATGTGGCAACGCCCTCCAAGTTGCTTCTCATGGAGGACATATCGAGGTGGTGCAGATCCTATTAGACGAGGGACTGAATGTTAATGCTCAGGGTGGACTATATGGAAACGctcttcaagctgctgctgatggaGGACATATCGAGGTGGTGCAGATCCTGTTAGACGAGGGA GCTGCTTCTCGCGGAGGACATATCGAGATCATGCAGATTCTGCTGGACAAGGGTGGATCTGGCAACGCTCTTCAGGTTGCCTCTGAAGGGGGACACATCGAG GGTGGATTCTATAGCAAtgctcttcaggctgctTCTAAAGGGGGATATATTGAGGTTGTGCAGATGTTGTTACACAAAGGAGCCGATGTTAAT GGTGGATTCTATAGCAACGCTCTTCAGGCTGCTTCTGAAGGGGAAGATGTCGAGGTTGTGCAGATGCTATTAGACAAAGGGGCTGATGCCaatggagaagatggcaaTGCTCTTCAGGCTGATTCTCATGGAAGACCGGCCAAACGGGTAAAGCTCGACGCCGATAATACAGGCCCTATTTAA
- a CDS encoding Pfs, NACHT and ankyrin domain-containing protein (similar to Metarhizium acridum CQMa 102 XP_007809597.1), which translates to MMTHLALEAYQIGWICALPIEVAAAKQMLDENFGILDEQDSRDTNSYTLGRVGRHYVVIAGLPGGQYGTTSATTVAINMMRTFSRSMRIGLMVGIGGGIPSDKHDVRLGDVVVSYPEGICGGVLQYDLGKAVEEGRLQRTGSLNNPPRSLLTAVANMRASALTDDPSYPEYIEKAIGRNDRTRESFGRPDPSTDRLFQIKHEHPTTAATCEDCPSEWEEFRKERKRADPQAYYGIIASGNAIVKHGATRERLRQETGALCLEMEAAGLMMDFPCIVVRGICDYADSHKNKQWQGYAALAAASYAKELLSYVPVGQVSEENLVTEICEIVNKVEELTKGMERAFHQQEDYHRENMLRSLTKEQQKCHQAFKTSTYEQYKNINPDRAEGTCRWILENP; encoded by the exons ATGATGACCCATCTAGCCCTCGAGGCGTACCAGATCGGCTGGATATGCGCCTTGCCGATTGAAGTCGCTGCAGCCAAACAGATGCTGGATGAGAATTTCGGAATTTTGGATGAGCAAGACAGCAGAGATACGAATTCATACACCTTGGGTCGGGTTGGCAGACATTATGTCGTGATTGCTGGCCTTCCCGGAGGACAGTATGGTACCACCTCAGCCACGACAGTGGCGATTAACATGATGCGAACATTTTCCCGATCGATGCGAATCGGTTTGATGGTCGGTATCGGCGGAGGGATTCCATCTGACAAGCATGATGTTCGGCTAGGAGATGTCGTAGTTAGCTACCCGGAAGGCATTTGCGGGGGAGTGCTTCAATATGATTTGGGGAAAGCCGTGGAAGAGGGCAGACTCCAACGGACTGGTTCTTTAAATAACCCGCCTCGATCACTATTAACCGCAGTTGCGAATATGAGAGCATCTGCACTAACTGATGACCCAAGCTATCCAGAATACATTGAAAAAGCGATCGGAAGAAATGACCGGACAAGGGAAAGTTTTGGTCGCCCTGATCCGTCCACCGATCGACTATTCCAGATTAAGCACGAGCATCCTACGACTGCTGCAACGTGTGAGGACTGCCCGTCTGAATGGGAAGAATTTCGAAAGGAACGGAAAAGAGCCGACCCTCAGGCATACTACGGGATTATCGCGTCCGGAAATGCGATTGTGAAGCACGGAGCGACAAGAGAACGCCTTCGCCAGGAGACAGGAGCGTTGTGTCttgaaatggaggcggcTGGTCTGATGATGGACTTTCCTTGTATAGTCGTCCGTGGGATTTGTGATTATGCCGATTCGCATAAGAacaagcaatggcaaggatatgcggcattggcggcggcatcataTGCCAAAGAATTGCTTAGCTATGTGCCTGTTGGCCAAGTATCGGAAGAGAATTTGGTCACAGAGATAT GCGAAATCGTCAACAAAGTCGAGGAACTCACCAAGGGCATGGAAAGAGCATttcaccaacaagaagattATCACCGTGAGAATATGCTAAGATCTTTGACTAAAGAGCAACAAAAATGCCACCAGGCGTTTAAAACCTCCACTTATGAACAATATAAAAATATTAATCCAGACCGCGCAGAAGGGACGTGTCGATGGATTCTTGAGAACCCCTAA
- a CDS encoding negative acting factor (similar to Metarhizium acridum CQMa 102 XP_007806435.1), with protein MPLVKEKQPLPHFKHAFQACALASLNNRVATGNELDRQALGSYTKALAATFHATRDPTMVKHDATLASVLLLSLFETMTARPRSSMAWGLHVDGAVQLVKERGPEQLRSKSGLDLFIAARTQMIIHALSTGKAPDLSVDWWVDGSVRAEHALRCQELSIRIAKVKAAANRLIAMDRSTENTELTWELIKHCQILDQELVKWSKSVPETFTWKTAMWEHNIPPGGYMKAEVYPGRVDTYQDFWAASVWNLMRCSRITLTSVIVRCVARVSWPWDYRTTPEYATASKVWAEAISDINASVPYLLGWFCKRKDLLQGKHLPSFWCGEDNTEKALPGYFLIWPLSCIQAQNYLTDSQRAWVKGRLEHIATHLGVRSASIYQNIQPQRQPPPAEAA; from the exons ATGCCTCTCGTCAAGGAAAAGCAGCCACTCCCGCATTTTAAGCACGCTTTCCAAGCATGCGCGTTGGCATCTCTCAACAACAGGGTGGCGACCGGAAACGAATTGGATAGACAGGCTCTTGGTAGCTACACAAAAGCTTTAGCTGCTACCTTTCATGCTACTCGCGACCCGACCATGGTCAAGCACGACGCCACCTTGGCGTCTGTTCTCTTACTGAGCCTGTTCGAGACCATGACAGCTAGGCCACGGAGCTCAATGGCTTGGGGATTACATGTTGACGGCGCTGTTCAACTTGTCAAAGAAAGAGGCCCGGAGCAACTGCGATCAAAATCCGGTCTAGACTTGTTCATTGCGGCCCGAACCCAAATG ATAATTCATGCACTCAGCACCGGCAAGGCACCCGATTTGAGCGTCGACTGGTGGGTCGATGGCTCCGTCCGGGCTGAACACGCTCTCCGGTGCCAGGAGCTCAGCATTCGCATAGCGAAAGTGAAAGCCGCGGCCAATCGGCTGATCGCCATGGATCGTTCCACAGAGAATACAGAGTTGACATGGGAACTGATCAAACATTGCCAAATCCTGGATCAAGAACTTGTCAAATGGTCCAAGTCTGTGCCCGAAACCTTTACCTGGAAGACCGCGATGTGGGAACACAACATCCCTCCAGGCGGATATATGAAAGCCGAGGTGTACCCTGGCCGCGTTGATACATACCAAGATTTCTGGGCGGCCAGTGTGTGGAACTTGATGCGTTGCTCGCGTATCACGCTGACTTCCGTCATTGTTCGGTGTGTTGCCAGGGTCAGCTGGCCGTGGGATTATCGGACGACTCCAGAGTACGCCACTGCCTCCAAGGTCTGGGCCGAGGCCATCTCTGATATCAACGCCTCTGTTCCGTATCTTCTTGGTTGGTTTTGCAAACGGAAGGACCTCCTCCAAGGCAAACATCTCCCCAGTTTTTGGTGCGGAGAAGACAACACGGAGAAAGCCTTGCCTGGCTACTTTTTGATTTGGCCCTTGTCTTGTATCCAAGCACAAAACTACCTGACCGACTCGCAGCGTGCGTGGGTCAAGGGCCGTCTCGAGCACATTGCAACACACCTAGGTGTCAGAAGTGCGAGCATATATCAG AATATTCAGCCTCAACGACAGCCACCACCTGCTGAGGCAGCTTAA